From a region of the Nostoc sp. ATCC 53789 genome:
- a CDS encoding HXXEE domain-containing protein codes for MLNAQPAKIAHSYWILGLVQVVHSIEETYTELYSYFGTMSEALHQHFPWIPIFEISADLFAILNYLIIALMLGSFPSAEKQSQWGCYLMWSWAIIELLNGAFHICTWIFLHHYFPGGVTGPILFVLSLIFIQQLRTALTKEATQVAQ; via the coding sequence ATGCTTAATGCTCAACCTGCAAAAATCGCTCATAGCTACTGGATTTTGGGACTTGTCCAAGTTGTTCACAGTATAGAAGAAACGTACACCGAGCTTTACAGTTACTTTGGAACTATGAGCGAGGCATTGCATCAACATTTTCCCTGGATTCCCATTTTTGAGATTAGTGCAGATTTGTTTGCAATTCTCAATTATCTCATCATTGCGTTAATGTTAGGCTCATTTCCTAGTGCTGAAAAACAAAGCCAATGGGGCTGTTACTTGATGTGGAGTTGGGCAATTATTGAGTTATTGAATGGAGCATTCCACATTTGCACTTGGATTTTCTTACATCATTACTTCCCTGGTGGAGTAACGGGTCCCATCTTGTTTGTTTTGAGTCTTATTTTTATTCAACAACTTAGAACTGCTTTAACTAAAGAAGCGACACAAGTGGCGCAGTAA
- a CDS encoding ParA family protein: MLTITVSSLSGGQGKTTTSLFLGRLLSRQGFTTLMLDSDPQHNLTTYLGFELSPNQPTLLEFLKKTVAPEDCIYPTQDNDNLFLIPADDQLDTVQDYLSNSGVGATLLKRRLEVISQIFQVCIIDAPPQRSQICLTVIGAADFLIIPAEASVKGYGSLVRTLDLLSGLRDVGATNAEILGVLPFRDRWFGNTQAQESRAAVDGMRDEVGEKLVLPSIRESERYKQAINKRTTLSQLGYTDLEYPFEILIDKIRTDIGSK; the protein is encoded by the coding sequence ATGCTGACAATTACCGTAAGCTCGTTGAGTGGCGGTCAGGGCAAGACGACAACTTCCCTGTTCCTTGGTCGGCTGCTATCACGCCAGGGGTTCACCACCTTGATGCTCGACTCCGACCCCCAACATAATCTGACTACCTATCTGGGGTTCGAGTTGTCACCCAACCAACCAACCCTATTAGAGTTTCTGAAAAAAACAGTCGCACCAGAAGACTGCATCTACCCGACTCAAGACAACGACAATTTATTTCTTATCCCCGCCGATGACCAACTCGATACCGTACAAGATTATTTATCTAACAGTGGAGTAGGTGCAACCTTACTCAAGCGACGATTGGAAGTCATCAGCCAAATTTTCCAAGTTTGCATTATCGATGCCCCACCCCAGCGATCGCAAATTTGTTTAACAGTGATTGGCGCAGCAGATTTTTTAATCATCCCCGCAGAAGCATCGGTCAAAGGTTACGGTTCGCTCGTGCGGACGCTCGACTTACTAAGCGGCTTGCGAGATGTCGGAGCGACGAATGCTGAAATCTTAGGTGTATTACCCTTCCGCGATCGCTGGTTTGGTAATACCCAAGCGCAAGAAAGTCGGGCGGCGGTAGATGGAATGCGAGATGAAGTAGGCGAAAAGTTAGTTTTACCCTCAATCCGCGAATCAGAACGCTATAAACAAGCCATCAATAAACGTACAACCCTCTCGCAGTTGGGTTACACCGATCTGGAATATCCATTTGAAATCTTAATCGATAAAATCCGCACGGATATCGGGAGCAAATAA
- a CDS encoding DUF4365 domain-containing protein has protein sequence MSLNTQKEDFSYAYVYAVTATAGYSLQAATRRLDDSGIDATITVPGKLNSKRLPRFDVQIKSTSQDVKRETSIKYRLSVKNYDELREDDPFVPQLLIVVLVPEEVSDWLSQTEESLCLKRCGYWLSLRGQPGIDNKTNITVEIKRQNIFSPDALKTIMSRIAVGESL, from the coding sequence ATGAGCCTCAATACCCAAAAAGAAGATTTCAGTTACGCTTATGTGTATGCCGTCACTGCAACTGCTGGCTACTCCTTGCAAGCAGCCACACGTAGGTTAGATGATAGCGGCATCGACGCTACAATTACCGTACCAGGAAAACTCAACTCCAAGCGTCTGCCGAGATTTGACGTACAAATTAAATCTACATCCCAAGATGTTAAGAGAGAAACATCCATCAAATACCGACTCAGCGTCAAAAACTATGATGAACTCCGGGAAGACGACCCCTTCGTGCCACAACTATTAATAGTTGTTTTAGTGCCAGAAGAAGTTAGTGATTGGTTATCCCAAACCGAAGAATCTCTATGCCTCAAACGCTGCGGTTACTGGCTATCGTTGCGCGGACAACCAGGGATTGATAACAAGACGAACATCACTGTGGAAATTAAGCGCCAAAATATATTTAGCCCCGACGCACTCAAAACCATAATGTCACGCATCGCCGTTGGAGAATCCCTATGA
- a CDS encoding site-specific integrase, with protein MHPAEVYLNSLGEGSRRTMREALNAIARLLTNDTSDASTLDWSKLRYQHTAAVRSVLMEKYSPAMANKMLCALRRTLKEAWRLGLMSTDEYGRAADIESVRGKSLLKGREIDPEEISALWSDCIQDDSTLGRRDAALLAVLTVGLRRSEVTYLDLSDFKLRSRSLTIREAKGRKERIVYLPEAGVQAVTDWLLIRGKAPGPLFYPLNKAKKIIPRRMSEQGVLRALQRRGGKAEVDAFTPHDFRRTFIGNLLDAGADIVTIAKLAGHASPSTTSKYDRRGEAAKKRAIDLLNVPYKRR; from the coding sequence ATGCACCCGGCTGAAGTTTACCTTAACAGTCTAGGGGAGGGTTCAAGGCGGACGATGCGGGAAGCACTCAACGCGATCGCTCGACTTTTGACTAACGACACAAGTGATGCAAGTACTTTGGATTGGTCAAAGTTGCGTTACCAGCACACTGCTGCGGTTAGGTCGGTGCTGATGGAAAAATACAGCCCGGCGATGGCGAATAAAATGCTATGTGCATTACGGCGGACGCTCAAGGAAGCATGGCGGTTGGGGTTAATGTCCACGGATGAGTATGGACGAGCAGCTGATATTGAGTCCGTGCGGGGCAAGAGTTTGTTGAAAGGGCGCGAAATTGATCCTGAAGAAATTTCGGCGCTGTGGTCAGATTGTATTCAAGATGACTCAACATTGGGGAGGAGGGATGCGGCACTGCTGGCAGTTTTGACGGTAGGGTTGCGTCGCAGTGAAGTAACTTATCTTGATTTGAGCGATTTTAAGCTGCGTAGTCGCTCATTAACAATACGTGAAGCGAAGGGGCGGAAGGAACGAATTGTCTACTTACCTGAAGCTGGTGTGCAAGCTGTTACTGATTGGTTGTTGATTCGGGGTAAAGCACCAGGGCCGCTTTTTTATCCTTTAAATAAGGCGAAGAAAATTATACCGAGACGGATGAGTGAGCAGGGTGTGCTACGAGCATTGCAGCGACGGGGGGGAAAAGCCGAGGTGGACGCTTTTACACCTCATGATTTTAGAAGAACTTTTATTGGTAATTTATTAGATGCTGGTGCAGATATCGTCACTATAGCGAAACTTGCAGGTCATGCGTCGCCAAGTACTACAAGTAAGTATGATAGGCGGGGGGAAGCGGCGAAGAAACGGGCGATTGATTTATTGAATGTGCCTTACAAAAGACGTTAG
- a CDS encoding phosphoadenylyl-sulfate reductase → MSELKASCITELDINNLELEYRAKSPQDILKFALEQFDNIAISFSGAEDIVLIDMASRIGKNFQVFSIDTGRLHPETYQFLDKVRKHYCIKLDVVFPEPTEVESLVREKGLFSFYEDNHKECCGIRKVRPLRRQLSTLNAWITGQRHDQNPSTRANIPVIQIDTAFSIGDRTLIKFNPLANWSSVQVWQYIQSYNVPYNQLHTKGFISIGCEPCTRAILPNQHERQGRWWWEDASEKECGFHGNNNMSQNGFH, encoded by the coding sequence ATGAGCGAACTTAAGGCATCTTGCATAACAGAACTCGATATTAACAACCTAGAATTAGAGTATCGAGCAAAAAGCCCACAAGATATCCTGAAATTTGCTTTAGAGCAGTTTGACAACATTGCTATATCTTTTAGTGGTGCAGAGGATATTGTCCTCATTGACATGGCATCCAGGATTGGAAAAAACTTTCAAGTTTTCTCTATCGATACAGGTCGTCTGCATCCTGAGACTTACCAGTTTTTAGACAAAGTTAGAAAACATTATTGTATTAAACTAGATGTAGTTTTTCCAGAACCCACAGAGGTTGAGTCGCTAGTTAGAGAAAAGGGACTTTTTAGTTTTTATGAGGATAATCATAAAGAATGTTGTGGTATCCGAAAAGTACGTCCACTACGCCGTCAACTTAGTACTCTTAATGCCTGGATCACGGGTCAACGCCATGATCAGAATCCTTCTACCCGTGCCAATATCCCAGTTATCCAGATAGACACCGCTTTCTCGATTGGTGATCGTACTTTAATCAAGTTTAACCCTCTAGCTAACTGGAGTTCTGTTCAGGTGTGGCAGTATATTCAATCCTATAACGTACCATATAATCAGTTACATACCAAAGGTTTTATTAGCATTGGCTGTGAACCTTGCACTAGAGCGATTTTACCAAATCAGCATGAGCGACAGGGACGCTGGTGGTGGGAAGATGCATCTGAAAAAGAATGCGGTTTCCACGGGAACAATAATATGTCACAAAACGGTTTCCACTAA
- the sir gene encoding sulfite reductase, ferredoxin dependent, translating into MADIIKPIEQSDPPLNKNRKPSKVEGMKERSNFLREPVASELLQDTNHFSEEAVQILKFHGSYQQDNRDNRIKGQEKDYQFMLRTRSPGGFIPPQLYLTLDQLADRYGNHTLRATTRQGFQLHGILKKNLKVTIAAIVKSMGSTLGACGDLNRNVMAPTAPFKNKPEYQYAWEYANNIADLLTPQTGAYYEIWLDGEKVISAEESPEVKLARQHNGTGEIFYNSDEPIYGTHYLPRKFKCSVTVPGDNSIDLYTQDLSLVVLTNREGELEGFNVFAGGGLGRTHNKEETFARLADPICYVPKEDVYDLVKAIVATQRDYGDRTDRRHARLKYLIHDWGVDKFRSMVEKYFGKPVAPFKPLPEFKYQDFLGWHEQGDSKLFLGISIDNGRVKDEVTFQLKTALRKIVQQFNLPMRVTANQNVIFYDIQPHNKQAIADILTCCGVQADPDAINPLVRYAMACPAFPTCSLAITESERVIPSIIQRIQDLLKKVGLENEHFVIRMTGCPNGCARPYMAELGFVGSAPESYQLWLGGSPNQTRLAQPYIERLHVNNLETQLEPIFVYFQQSHRSGESFGDFCNRVGFDAISEFISNWT; encoded by the coding sequence ATGGCTGACATCATCAAACCAATAGAGCAATCTGACCCTCCCCTGAACAAAAACCGCAAGCCTTCCAAAGTAGAGGGTATGAAGGAACGCAGCAATTTTTTGCGGGAACCTGTGGCAAGTGAGTTACTTCAGGACACGAATCACTTTAGCGAAGAAGCGGTGCAAATACTGAAGTTCCACGGCTCATATCAGCAAGACAATCGGGACAATCGAATTAAGGGTCAGGAGAAAGATTATCAGTTCATGCTGCGGACAAGGAGTCCAGGGGGGTTTATACCACCGCAACTATATCTAACTTTAGATCAGCTCGCTGATAGATATGGCAACCATACGTTACGAGCAACTACGAGACAAGGCTTTCAACTGCATGGGATTTTAAAAAAGAATCTCAAGGTAACAATTGCCGCCATTGTCAAAAGTATGGGTTCAACCTTGGGAGCTTGTGGTGACCTCAACCGCAACGTCATGGCACCTACGGCTCCCTTCAAAAACAAGCCAGAATATCAGTATGCTTGGGAATACGCCAATAATATTGCAGACCTTTTGACACCGCAAACAGGCGCTTATTACGAGATTTGGCTAGATGGGGAAAAGGTAATTAGTGCGGAAGAAAGCCCAGAAGTAAAGTTGGCACGGCAGCATAATGGCACTGGGGAAATTTTTTATAACAGCGATGAACCAATTTATGGCACTCACTATTTACCGCGTAAGTTCAAGTGTTCTGTCACGGTTCCAGGAGATAACTCTATTGATTTGTATACGCAAGACCTTTCTTTAGTAGTACTTACCAATCGGGAGGGAGAACTAGAGGGATTTAATGTTTTTGCTGGTGGTGGTTTAGGGCGGACACACAATAAAGAAGAAACTTTTGCCAGACTGGCCGATCCGATTTGCTATGTGCCGAAAGAGGACGTTTACGATTTAGTCAAGGCAATTGTTGCTACTCAGCGAGATTATGGCGATCGCACTGACCGCCGTCATGCTCGCTTAAAATATTTAATCCACGATTGGGGTGTTGATAAATTCCGGTCGATGGTCGAGAAATATTTTGGTAAACCAGTCGCTCCATTCAAACCACTGCCAGAGTTTAAATATCAAGACTTTCTTGGTTGGCATGAACAAGGTGATAGCAAGCTGTTCTTGGGCATTTCCATCGACAACGGTCGCGTCAAAGATGAAGTTACCTTTCAACTCAAAACCGCTTTGCGGAAAATTGTGCAGCAATTTAACTTACCCATGCGAGTAACAGCAAACCAAAACGTAATTTTCTACGACATTCAACCCCATAACAAACAGGCAATTGCAGACATTCTCACTTGTTGCGGTGTCCAAGCCGATCCTGATGCCATTAACCCTCTTGTAAGGTATGCGATGGCTTGCCCAGCCTTCCCTACTTGTAGCTTGGCAATTACTGAGTCAGAAAGGGTAATTCCTAGCATCATCCAGCGTATTCAAGACCTCTTAAAAAAAGTCGGTTTGGAGAACGAGCATTTTGTGATCAGGATGACTGGTTGTCCCAATGGTTGTGCTAGACCTTACATGGCCGAACTGGGTTTTGTAGGTAGCGCTCCAGAATCTTACCAACTTTGGCTGGGCGGTTCGCCGAATCAAACTAGACTCGCGCAACCTTACATAGAAAGGCTGCACGTTAATAATTTAGAAACGCAGTTAGAGCCTATTTTTGTGTACTTCCAACAATCACACCGTTCTGGAGAAAGTTTTGGAGACTTTTGTAATCGCGTTGGATTTGATGCCATCAGTGAATTTATCTCTAACTGGACGTGA
- the sat gene encoding sulfate adenylyltransferase translates to MNKTLIEPHGGKLVDCYLPSKEREIALENAHTLPRLILSQRNLADLECIVTGVYSPLDGFVGEQDYYTIIKDMRLSSGFAWSIPVTLQIPELVADNYKLDTEIALAHPNGEILAVMFITSKFKPNQDFEAEKIYLTTEDAHPGIKALRAEGEVYLGGPIKLINLIPHKEFLDYRLTPNTSRSEFQKHQWKTIAAFQTRNPIHRAHEYITKIALEVVDGLFINPLVGITKSDDIPASVRMECYEVLISKYYPQNRVLLGVFPAAMRYAGPREAIMHAIARQNYGCTHFIVGRDHAGVGSYYGTYDAQYIFSKFTSQELRITPLNFEHAFYCTRTQSMATAKTSPSNPEERIHLSGTKVREILRNGKTPPPEFSRPEVAEILVKHMSVAKG, encoded by the coding sequence ATGAACAAAACTTTGATTGAGCCTCACGGAGGCAAGCTTGTTGACTGTTACTTACCTAGTAAAGAGCGTGAAATCGCTCTAGAAAATGCTCATACTTTGCCACGCCTAATTCTTTCGCAGCGCAACCTTGCAGACCTTGAGTGTATCGTCACAGGAGTATATAGCCCCCTTGATGGTTTTGTTGGCGAACAAGACTATTACACTATCATCAAGGATATGCGCTTAAGCAGTGGTTTTGCTTGGAGTATTCCTGTAACTCTACAGATTCCTGAATTGGTTGCTGATAATTACAAACTAGATACTGAAATTGCCTTAGCTCACCCTAATGGGGAGATCCTGGCAGTAATGTTTATAACAAGCAAGTTCAAGCCTAACCAAGATTTTGAAGCTGAGAAAATTTATCTCACTACTGAAGATGCACATCCTGGAATAAAGGCTTTACGTGCAGAAGGAGAAGTTTATTTAGGTGGTCCAATTAAATTAATCAACTTAATTCCCCACAAGGAATTTTTAGACTACCGTCTGACTCCAAACACTAGTAGATCTGAATTTCAAAAGCACCAATGGAAGACTATTGCAGCTTTTCAGACTCGTAACCCTATTCACCGCGCTCACGAGTACATTACTAAAATTGCCTTGGAAGTTGTCGATGGTCTATTCATTAACCCATTAGTGGGCATAACAAAATCTGATGACATTCCAGCGAGTGTAAGGATGGAATGCTACGAAGTTCTAATCAGCAAATATTATCCCCAAAACCGCGTACTTTTAGGTGTATTTCCAGCAGCAATGCGCTATGCCGGTCCACGAGAAGCTATTATGCACGCGATCGCTCGTCAAAATTACGGCTGCACCCACTTTATTGTCGGACGAGATCATGCAGGGGTGGGATCTTACTACGGCACTTATGACGCACAGTACATCTTTAGTAAGTTCACATCACAGGAGTTGAGAATTACCCCTTTGAACTTTGAACACGCCTTTTACTGCACTCGTACCCAATCAATGGCAACTGCCAAAACCAGCCCCAGCAATCCTGAAGAACGAATACATCTATCAGGCACTAAGGTACGCGAGATACTCAGGAATGGAAAGACCCCACCTCCAGAGTTTTCCCGCCCAGAGGTTGCAGAGATTTTGGTTAAACATATGAGCGTAGCCAAAGGTTAG
- a CDS encoding CARDB domain-containing protein gives MNPTKSSNRSKLPDLQIEIRNVETPTIFPEEAGEIKVFVTNQGNKIFKGPLDINLYASTDSLLNLPLNQGNLAGKDELLGSLNYANINLAPGQSKTFTVKFADPEIRTPSVVAPGAYYLIAEVDPNNTITEGNESNNQAINFFSTDGSDAVIDWNAVALNIIQNTATPTLIASRNLAIVHAAIYDATNAIYQTHEPYFVNINPSEIISASPEAAVVESAYETLLNLYPTQKVVLDEQRFRSLVEIPNGTAKDAGIELGKRVADQIIALRSNDGSDKANEPPYSLEPTVGVWRPTPPNFAPAAFPNWGLVTPFAIPNGSTFRPDGFPDLNSAEYTQEFNEVRILGEKNSTIRTPEQTEIAQFWSFGRPDTFTTPGQWNRIAETVALQQSNTLEENARLFALLNIGIADAGIAAYDAKYAFNRWRPITAIQEADIDGNANTDADLDWEPLLNTPSHPDYLAAHSVFGGAAGKILDEFFGNNISFTTTSQELPGISRSYLGFMQAAEESSNSRIYGGVHFRSAAEDGLTTGIAVGEFVSQHFLG, from the coding sequence ATGAATCCCACAAAATCCTCAAATAGATCAAAATTACCAGATCTTCAAATCGAGATTAGAAACGTTGAGACACCCACTATCTTTCCTGAGGAAGCAGGGGAAATAAAGGTTTTTGTTACTAATCAAGGCAATAAGATATTCAAAGGCCCCTTAGACATCAATCTCTATGCCTCAACAGATTCACTGCTTAACTTACCTCTTAATCAGGGTAATTTAGCAGGTAAGGATGAGCTTCTAGGTAGCCTGAACTATGCCAATATTAATCTAGCACCTGGTCAATCTAAGACATTCACTGTTAAGTTTGCAGATCCCGAAATTAGAACACCTTCTGTTGTAGCACCAGGAGCTTATTATTTAATTGCTGAAGTTGATCCAAACAACACTATTACTGAGGGCAACGAAAGCAACAACCAAGCTATCAACTTCTTTTCTACAGACGGAAGCGATGCAGTTATTGATTGGAATGCAGTAGCATTAAACATTATACAAAATACTGCAACACCAACTTTAATAGCTTCACGCAACTTGGCGATAGTTCATGCAGCTATTTATGATGCTACTAACGCCATCTATCAAACTCACGAACCCTATTTTGTTAATATAAATCCATCTGAAATTATATCTGCTTCACCTGAAGCTGCGGTAGTCGAATCGGCTTATGAAACGTTATTAAATCTGTATCCAACACAGAAGGTTGTATTAGACGAACAGCGGTTTAGATCTTTAGTAGAAATCCCTAATGGTACAGCTAAGGATGCTGGAATTGAATTAGGTAAACGTGTTGCCGATCAAATCATCGCTTTGCGAAGTAATGACGGTTCAGATAAGGCAAATGAACCACCTTATAGCCTAGAACCGACTGTAGGCGTGTGGCGACCCACTCCTCCTAATTTCGCCCCTGCTGCATTCCCGAATTGGGGCTTAGTTACTCCGTTTGCTATACCAAATGGGTCAACGTTTCGTCCGGATGGTTTTCCTGACCTTAACAGTGCTGAATACACACAAGAGTTTAACGAAGTTAGAATTTTAGGTGAAAAAAACAGTACTATCCGCACTCCAGAACAAACAGAAATTGCTCAATTTTGGTCTTTTGGTCGCCCAGACACTTTTACAACACCTGGTCAGTGGAACAGAATTGCAGAAACAGTTGCTTTGCAGCAAAGTAACACACTAGAAGAGAACGCCCGACTGTTTGCTCTACTGAACATTGGCATAGCTGATGCGGGAATTGCTGCCTATGATGCTAAATATGCATTCAATAGATGGCGACCAATTACAGCAATCCAAGAAGCTGACATTGATGGAAATGCGAATACTGATGCCGATTTGGACTGGGAACCACTGTTAAACACTCCATCCCATCCTGATTACTTAGCAGCACATTCTGTATTTGGAGGCGCAGCAGGCAAAATTCTGGATGAATTTTTCGGTAACAACATTAGTTTTACCACTACTTCACAAGAGTTACCAGGTATTTCCCGTTCATACCTGGGTTTTATGCAGGCAGCAGAAGAAAGTAGTAATAGTCGTATTTATGGTGGGGTTCATTTCCGGTCTGCTGCCGAAGATGGTCTTACAACAGGTATTGCTGTAGGTGAATTCGTATCTCAGCACTTTCTAGGTTAG
- a CDS encoding cupin domain-containing protein encodes MKINSDLSQRALVYTEEITWVDSPSPGVQRRMLERDGDEVARVTSIVRYTPGSYFTPHVHGGGEEFLVLDGVFSDEHGDYGSGSYVRNPVGSKHIPHSKAGCDIFVKLWQMDADDQDYVVINTNTAVWQPGLVQGLQVMPLHTYKTEQVALVKWEAGTRFNCHTHSGGEEIFVLEGVFEDEFGLYPKGTWLRNPAGSIHTPFSSKGCLIYVKVGHLSSKFFVKV; translated from the coding sequence ATGAAGATCAATTCAGACTTAAGTCAGCGTGCTTTAGTTTATACCGAGGAAATTACTTGGGTAGACTCACCTTCACCAGGAGTACAGCGGCGTATGCTGGAGCGTGATGGGGATGAAGTGGCACGAGTAACCAGTATTGTCCGTTATACACCTGGAAGCTATTTCACACCCCATGTACATGGCGGTGGTGAGGAATTCTTAGTTCTAGACGGTGTGTTCTCTGACGAGCATGGTGATTACGGTTCGGGTAGTTATGTCCGTAACCCGGTAGGTTCTAAACATATCCCCCATAGCAAAGCTGGTTGTGATATTTTCGTCAAGCTGTGGCAAATGGACGCAGATGATCAGGACTATGTTGTTATCAATACAAATACAGCAGTTTGGCAACCTGGTTTGGTGCAGGGACTACAAGTGATGCCTCTCCATACTTACAAGACAGAGCAAGTTGCGCTGGTGAAATGGGAAGCAGGAACTCGATTTAACTGCCATACACATTCTGGTGGTGAAGAAATCTTTGTGCTAGAGGGTGTATTTGAGGATGAATTTGGGCTCTATCCCAAGGGGACATGGCTTCGCAATCCAGCTGGCAGTATTCACACCCCATTTAGTAGTAAGGGATGCCTCATCTACGTCAAGGTGGGACATTTAAGTAGTAAATTTTTTGTGAAGGTTTAA
- a CDS encoding glutathione S-transferase, protein MKIYEFKDFPNPRRVRIFLAEKNIRNVFFVQVDVPSGEHRSEAFKAKNPIAGVPVLELDNGSYISETVAISRYFEEIHPEPYLMGKTPQEKAEIEMWSRRVEYGLMDTVGAYFHHATLGLGELETYQNVDWGKKNHERAIATIWLLDQVLRDRKFIAGDVFSIADITALCAMDFAIFVNIPIPEECLNMKRWYMETSSRPSAKA, encoded by the coding sequence ATGAAAATTTACGAATTTAAAGATTTTCCCAATCCGCGCCGAGTGCGGATATTCTTAGCTGAAAAGAACATTAGGAATGTTTTTTTTGTGCAAGTTGATGTTCCATCTGGTGAACACAGAAGTGAAGCATTTAAAGCCAAAAACCCCATTGCTGGAGTTCCAGTTTTGGAACTAGATAATGGAAGTTACATTAGTGAAACTGTTGCCATTTCTCGCTACTTTGAGGAAATACACCCCGAACCATATCTGATGGGTAAAACCCCTCAAGAAAAAGCAGAAATTGAGATGTGGTCGCGTCGCGTTGAGTATGGGCTGATGGATACTGTTGGAGCCTACTTTCATCATGCTACTTTGGGCTTGGGTGAGCTAGAGACTTATCAGAATGTAGACTGGGGTAAGAAAAACCACGAAAGAGCAATTGCAACTATCTGGCTACTAGACCAAGTACTACGGGATAGAAAGTTCATTGCTGGGGATGTTTTCTCCATTGCGGATATTACTGCTCTTTGCGCTATGGATTTTGCAATTTTTGTTAATATCCCCATTCCTGAAGAGTGCTTGAATATGAAACGCTGGTATATGGAAACTTCCAGTCGTCCCAGTGCTAAAGCCTAA
- a CDS encoding TetR/AcrR family transcriptional regulator — protein MKEILMEETNTYEQIMTVAKELIQNYGYNGFSYADIAARVGIRKATIHYHFPNKSYLAKSTVARYRENFRQKLRHIERQTNDPYHQIEMYVQMYHNVLEESNNICMCGMLAAEFTTLPKDVSQEVQEFFLENEEWLANVIKSLKKLEIADIDRLDKRSEQNDAWLLLSGLEGAMLLARTHEGLPRFCSIVQRLLKALGLATPKHR, from the coding sequence ATGAAAGAAATTTTAATGGAAGAGACTAATACATATGAACAAATAATGACTGTAGCTAAGGAGTTAATACAGAACTATGGTTACAATGGCTTCAGTTATGCAGACATCGCTGCGCGTGTTGGTATTCGCAAAGCAACAATTCACTATCATTTTCCAAATAAGAGCTATCTTGCAAAGAGTACCGTAGCTCGCTACCGTGAGAACTTCCGCCAAAAGTTAAGGCATATTGAGCGACAAACTAATGACCCTTATCATCAAATTGAGATGTATGTACAAATGTATCATAATGTTCTTGAAGAAAGTAACAACATTTGCATGTGTGGTATGTTAGCAGCAGAATTTACTACGTTGCCTAAAGATGTTAGCCAGGAGGTACAAGAATTCTTTTTAGAGAATGAAGAATGGTTAGCAAACGTCATTAAATCGCTTAAAAAACTTGAAATAGCAGACATTGACAGGCTGGACAAAAGGTCTGAACAAAACGATGCCTGGCTTTTACTATCAGGACTTGAAGGGGCGATGCTACTGGCTCGGACTCATGAAGGCTTACCACGCTTTTGTTCAATTGTGCAGAGGCTTCTTAAAGCGCTAGGTCTAGCGACCCCCAAACATCGGTAG